The genomic region TTTACTATTGTCATCTTTTCACTATTAAGTGTCGGATGagtgattttactccagaattcttcAGATTTGACCTTGTCTGAGTTTTTCAAGGAGTAGATCTTTCTAAAATAGTCTGAGAATATATTAGAGATATCTTCCGTATTTATATGAATTTTCTCTTTATGATGGAGTTTATCTATTAatgggatgcaattttaaacaactttatcatttacttctgttatctaatttgcttccttctatagatatgctttgctgaaaatcatatctagataggcttagaaactgctgattggtggctgcacatagatgtctcgtgtgattggctaacccatgggcattggtatttcttcaacaaaggatatctaaagaatgaagcaaattaaataaaagaagtacatttgaatgttgtttaaaatagtattctctatctgaacattgaaagaaaaaatgtgggtttaatgttcctttaagaatatgattaatgctattaaacttttttacacattattacgtaaacgcattcacaaatactttgcgattacattagtatctaggctacaggttaggtgtgcatttaaacagactgaaaacaaaatcaaaaacattcagattgaccaaatagatagatatcaaaaacactgtttggaaaatgcggaaatcgtattgattgttagatttcaaagtggattaatgaggctgcatttgtaattctattgtaagcaaaagcatttatatctttatttggaactatgctaatatatacatttctttctttttgccatatacagagtctggggaggagccagcacagcaaccacaggctcctccttcacccaggtatgagagtggtggggatcaattgccacctcggggagacatcgaagacatccctctatactcagAAGAAGCCGCCCCCACTGCCGAAGAGATCCCTGCACCAGCagaccctcttgcaccagcagacccccatgcaccagcagcctgccgtgcaccagcagtacctgaggaggaggagatagccgaggtgcagtTATTGGTGGATTTCcaagaacagatgcgtgcctcccggagggaaaatattcaaactCGAGTCCAGATGTCAGAAGATATTCGTGCCATTCGAGAAGGACAAAGAAAAATTATACAAGGCCAAAACCGGCTTGTGCAGATTCTCACAGATCTATTTAagttcctccgggaggcgcatgctgggtcatctgctgctgggccatctgctgctgggccatctgaacctgggccatctgctactgggccatctgaacctgggacatctgctcctggtactcctcaatctcctcctcagcctggtcatcccagtactcttccttcccctcttcccatgagacTAAGGCTCTGGGGGGTAGGGGCAACTGACCCCTTCAACGAGTTCTCaagggagatgtttggggaagaggggaaggaagatatatatatttttgtttattcaatgtgtaatggataggtatgtgatgatgtggtcttcttacacttgtggaccacactctgcatataatctgcttctatgggaccgggtccatggaggcagaatttttgcagagtgtgggttacaagtgtgtggacaccacatcatcacatacctatccttgttcatttcattgattggtttctgtgatgtgatgtccaaactgtttccctaatctcaaacaaaatgaccattacaattatacatgatggcatattacggtttgaatgccaataacacagcttaaagggacagtcagaacattattgttgtttacaaagaaaacacgttttgaaaaaaagaaattagaGAAATATACatgtgacttatgtgattacccttgtatctatgcctctgaaaaattaccacttatttatgttattttgacagaccaacattttagccaatcactgatcaatgcAGGGtcactatgctgtatgagctcaatgttttctatatgaaatttagaacaaaatgccctctagtggtcaaaattcattcagattacatgcactcttcaagctctaagaaatgagccgatgaacctcctaggtttagctatcgactaagaataacaagagaactatgataaattggtgagaaacgtttgagatcattttattaaaaaaaaaatgcttttttcaacattaaattcattattggttttcaagactgtccctttaaaaaattacatatgctaacatatgctaattctttgattgttggtatatctacatgtacttgttcaaacaggaaaatattggaataggatttctaatGACGtgttaaagtctattttcttaaagagacattattgtgtttgaatttttttaagtaagacatttaatttagaaggaatatggtttcaggtccttttatgagttaatttagaaatatatgctcacactaatatatttggagattaaacaacgtggaactcatacatgacacaatactcaacatttacattaaagagacagtatacaatcattttcagacaactgcatgtaatagatactactataaacagCCAGATggccacatactgatatcaaaatccatgagaaaatggtttaaatacttacttagaaaatctgtttagctatgttgaaaagatagctggaaagcccattccaagtgggaaataagacaataccccttcatttgcatatgaaaagaccctttacacaaacaggagggagttgacaagggccaacaaaggccagcacagccccattggagccatttgaaaaggtaaaagagtgcatcacagtccttggagggagttgacaagggccaaaacagcccctttggaaccatttgacaaggtaaaagagtgcatcacagtccttggagggagttgacaagggccaacaaaggccagcacagccccattggagccatttgacaaggtgaaagagtgcatcacagtccttggagggagttgaaaagggccaacaaaggccagcacagccccattggagccatttgacaaggtaaaagaatgcaacaggcacaacaatcaaCAAAAAATGGACAAATggcaacagcaaaaaaaaaacagcaacatgtggatggaagattcttatctgtgcccttggagcatctccagatcctccacttattgggcatcaccttcatcatcctgtgcatgtccagctccagattcaagcgttgactctacacgcatcatacgttgtagagtcgaacgctgaacctgtagctgggcatgcatggtgtcgtgcatccttcccaggaacagcgagttcctcaacacggcctgctctatacgtgctagagcttctagcatgagccatgttgagtcacaacctaaaataaataaattaaaaaatattaatgataattacacaacataataaatatTAAGCAAAGAtagattgtaataataaagacaaatcattctttaaattaaatttttgagattgattatttacacattaaatttgttcttcagacataaaccattaaagggacagtttactcaaacatgttctcccatTTAATTGGTTTTTAATGATCCTcttttccagcttgagtgtataaaattttgtaaaaggatttccattgtccttacattggcaatttaaataatttatttatactgtggtatccacacctatccttaaaccttttggccttgaggccaagctgtgtaaacatagcaagcagaagaaattacactcccactgggttatagaagagataaggtattacatttttttttgcaattgttgtatccaagtagtggtgattggtatatggagtgatatcatattaaagggacactgaaccaaaatattttcttttgtgattcagatagagcatgacattttaatcaactttataatttactcctattattaaatttaattaattctcttgctatctttatttgaaatgcaagaatgtaagtttatatggcaggccatttttggtgatcaatcttggttgtccctgctgattggtggataaattcatccaccaataaaaaagttatgtCCAGAGTTCAGAATAGTTTTAAAAATTAGatgcctttctttttttaaataaagatagcaagtgaacgaagaaaacttgataagaggagtaaattataaagttgcttaacattgcatgctctatttgaatcacaatagaaacaacttgccttcagtgtccctttaaatatcttataatgttgatttagaatgatacttacagctgtgcctgggaaggacaatctgacacccaggacaatgaaggttgggacaggcggaagggatgggattgggctagGGAGGGATGGGTGGCCGCTCTtcggtagcccgtacagctggggagtcaggggcctggtgagttgggggctgggcaggtgggggagctgtacaggAGGGgctaaggggcattttttgggagtgACAGGACAGgagaaatgggaagggccgggagggtcttctGTTTGGGGAGGGGCTTGGGCctgtggaggggcctgggcaggggcctgtggaggggcctggggaggggcctgggccGGGGTGGGAAaattatgcccagaagtggaggttccatctgaaatatataataaaaatatattaatatctcatacatcatgaaatcaaatcaaggcatttcaacatgattatgttttagatatacttagaagtgggtttgaatttataaacaatgatgacataaggatatggtatgcatataggcactcagatgaatagcaatgactgtctgtacaataagaaaatgattattgtggtttggcctggaatatgcatgtgacatcatgatgtcatgaattacaaatcatacataaatgaaagaataatccaagcatatgttcatgctgcatgatatagaaagggggcagtagtgtattctaaaagaaaaggaataatactttttaaagtgccaaagctgtagactttgattttcttccagagaatgtttacaaaaataaaacatgttggatacatgttagatatatttcacataccatcagactccaagggagcctcttcctcctccgtcccacatgttacattaatcgctgtaaaacataacatgttgtgtcatatattataacatatgttactgttgctcaaagacacacatcattTTGAtggatttacatcattttgatggagcatacaaatgacattagatttgttattctcaatgagtaagatttttattttattgtctgtattatttttaaaatcacaaaagcagagtacatggaacatttaagagttctcatgagtgtatcacttgatgattgttgtcaaaattgtaaatcaaaacaaacatatgctatccatcttatgaagaacaaaggtgtagactaagaagctttgagatcttaatctttcaatattaaaataaaattgatatataatcagaggaaatgtaatgcttcatcagaatcatgatcataatattgattacaaataccccttcaatgacatatgaatgagtcaatggacttaccagaagactgcaaaggcagcttagcgtcagtgctggatccctctgggcttgtcacaacaactatatctatgaatgatatagatatatattagtgaacacagtttggacatcactaaatcacatcagtatcgatttttaagaataatatactaataaatgtgaagaatagagtactaatctgaagaataaatgcatgagtgaatcaaggtgattctgaagaaaaagatgtctttaacatatgtttaatttctgactatattagacagacaattcatctactatgattctattgcatatctaaatatacccattgatcaatgtttttcaaaaaatacacacaaacaacattttggaataacaactgttgacaaatctaaacaaagccatgtggcacatcgagccatttgtgcaatgtacagtaatcttgtttaggacacaacacatattgatcacaataccaaacagaaGTTATTcttcaaaatatgtaatcatggtgctgttagagtatgcttatttctataaagtaagtccaagagtgaatatgtgattgaTATATCATTATTgtttcatccaaagaatgtaaggatgaatgaatctattgcttattaaagggacactgacatcaattttagaaatcattgatttcactttgaaaaatgttttttttgtaattttacattgactcctattatattttattttattttttttattttaattttttattattaaaggcagctaagcaattatttttaacaataaatattggtcgttgaaggtatccaccaatcagcaagaacaacccaggctggtCCCCACAAATGGAcctgcagctaaacttacattcttgcttttaaaataaagataccaagagaataaagaaaatatgattataggagtcaattataaagttgattaatattgcatgctctatttgaatgacAACAGTTATAATttgtgctcagtgtccctttaatattaaaatatctggatttgacaatgtcgctgttaatgaattgtcgagtccatatgttgatgcaatgaatgggatggagcatgcaattacaatataaaatgttatttaaggatatcatcaagattctttaattatcctctcttaaaggtacatgaagctcaaaatgtgtaattggataatttttgtattaaaatcaagcctgtgattttaaaaaaaatgataatagacttattttggattttttggcttcattgtgttatattttatttttaaaggaacaactatgtactactgttatctgaacacatgagttgaACCTATGAAAATAGGCAAATTTCTGCATCAAAAAAACAgccggttaatcccagtaatgcattgcttaacctaaaccgacctagatatgattttagaataacgataataatagactgaagcaatttagctaatcaaatgtttataaaattcctgcaaatcacgtgtctaaatcagtaaatttaaaagttagttttcatgtcccttaaatgactagAAACAAAAAACGTATGTAaggtatatttttaaaatcaaaacataagtTGTCAGTCAGCCTCACATTACATATAAACTATTATGAAATGGGATAGTCATGGCAGAACTCGGACATATTGCTGTACTGGTCCATCTATGGGATTCTGTTGCGGCTAAGTTTCAGGGACATGGGTTTGACAATCCTAAGTCTTTTTTTCTGTCCTTGTTTATTGCGCTGTAtagtttgaaatatattttcagtaACTATTCATATACAGGTTCTTTTTACGATGTTAGCAATGATGGACACCCCAGTcctgtaaatgtatatttatgtctgaTTTAAGGTAATAGTTTGGATGACTTTATGTATGTTTGCTTTTTCCCGCACACCAGGGGCTCAATATTAATATGACCACCCGCAGAATACATAGCCCgtcacaaattattattaattttttagaaCAAGGCTTAACTAGCTCCAAAATGTTTCTGCCTCTGGGCTTGTCCTCAGTTTCAATCTGTAGCTTGTGTGCTTACTCATTATAGTCTGTGTATATATTGTTCCACGTAACAGAAGTACTTGATGTTTTCTTGGTTTAGACGTTTCTTTATCTGCTAGTTGTTAGGCCCTCCAGACTTATATTACTTGAGCTGCTCACATTATTATGGGTCACACAGCAGATTATGGCTTTAAATTAATATTTCTGGACAGAAGAGTCATATATCATATTCTAACATTGGGGGGAGGCATGGTTTGATTAATACTTGTTCATCATAACTTTaaagtgttttcttttttatatataatccaCTAAATGTTGCCGTTTCTATCCTCTCCAAGACCTTTAGTCTAGTATACGTGGAGCTGCTGGCTCCAGGCTTCCCGCAAGTTTTTGCATTCTTATAGGCTATAATTAGGTTGATGCTCTTGTGAACGATTGGTAACTTATTTTATTCTGTGCCTCCCTCCGTGCCAGCCCATCCATTTCCCCTTATAATTCTAGAAGCATTATTTCAAATGGTATTTGCCCTTGATTAGggggaaaacaaaataaaacaaaaaaataccacTTTAATAAGCCTATTTACCTTATACATTCAATTAGTGATAAAGAGGTTTTGTTTGTGTACTCCAAGCGATTATACATGAGGTGCTCCGTATTAATTCACACTTTTAGTTGGGTATTAACATTAACAGTGCTTACTATATCATTCTCCCTTTGATTATGGACACTGGTGTCCTCATATGGTACTCCTGCTGTTGGGTGTAGGGCCCACATCCGGCTAGCAGGATTGACCTTTTCTTAAATTAATATACACCTGATGGCGCAATACTCTTGCAGGTTATGTTATATCTCTTTTCTGTGGACACGGGTGCACCACTATAATGGAGTACATGTGAAGTTGAATCTGCTTTTTTTTACAACCCCTCATCTATATTGGAAATTTGTTGTGTGTGGAGCATTTTCTAAACTGCTATTAGTACCATCATCCTTATTAGTCTTTTGTATATACAATTATTAGCTCCCCAGGTGAATTCTTATGTCATATCATTGCTCTCCACCCCCCTTCCTATTTCctatccccttccctccccctttctcccttcctctcctcctccctctccctaccccctcccccttccccattTCCTTATTCCATTCCTTTTTGGGGTGTCCTGACGCCGTGTAACGGTGTTAGGGGTTCCCTTAAGTGGTTTTCCTTGTAACATACCACAATGTTACCCCTAACCCCTCCCTCCTGTGAAACGCACCTTTCTCCCCTATTTACACTTTATTTCAAGGTTGCTAGGGTATGCTTCACTATGGCGTATGATTTAACAATGTTTGTTCAAGTTACTGTGCGTATTGATATGTAAAATGTTTGATATAATAGTTCATGTCTTTTGACCATTTACTATATCTTGCTGTTGCTTTACAAATATTTGCTTAAATGTAGCCATATATACTTAGCAATAAGATATATGTACTATTCAATTTGACGCAACTAGATATACTTTATTATTGCATATGTTTTAACAGTGTTTGCAGATACTGTGCAGTTTGCTATGTAATTCGGTTTACTAGTTcatacaatttgaaacattttttgGTCAGATTGAATCTACCCTACCCTTTAGCTATATATATGTTGAAGTGTATTCCCCCCATTTCATTGTCCCTCCCTCTCCCTTACTACAGTGTTTGATTTCTAGCATAGATTGTACTTTTGTCTATTATTATACATACACCAGTGCTTTTCTATTCTATGTTGTATttaggttacaaaaaaaaaaaaatgtgaggtcTGCTCTTTTTTCTTTGCCATGTGATGTAACAGGTTTGATTTATTGCTGAGATTCTTATGACCCTGTATCCTTTTGTCTTTTCTTGTGATATTTGTAACAGTATTTGTTTTTGGtgatttcaacctcaataaaaattattcaaacaaaaaaaaaaactaaacatatgcaaaaatgtgtgattgttgtcaaaatgtatcccaaaaatatcaagcactacacaggggcagaatatcaATTGGCCATGAAaataatcttacagtaaaatgaagatatcaagaatagaagggatatcttcaaatagtccaaattttagatttgtattacaaaCTAAACTAACAAAAAAattgaattagagtatccatataaatatcgatcaatgtggatgtattatgtaatgttatgtccatgattctaagacaaatgtaaattaaaatgagacataccatactgtggcaagccctggcttgaggttccagcaccaacatccagatctgtaaaatattcaatgaggattggatatcattactaCAAATCAGGCCATGGGGAAAAACATTTGTTGTAAAaatttacattgacaaactaataatcaatttttattcacatgagttcattgtttcctcaattaatgtcatcaAAAATATATCctatactcttattttcaatctgttatgttgttgactgtagctttaattcatttgttgggttattgcattctcatcaattgatggacatagttcattgtttattttgatcttgctagtatagtttttagaatgtagaagattgaaaataagcatactgtattcttcacatatatactaattaacatatacatttgaccaacatgtgtaaagcgatgccagttacagcaaacacatgttcacgtgtgtgcgcaattctatttttcatgatcattgcgcaatgattccaagcggaattacgcatccgtgaatcggaattaatttggatatagtagtgtgatgagtatcatttcataaagacttcaaatatatttgcaattgggtgtattacgagatggaaATCATATATTtggtaatattgaacaataacaacgAATATTTctaactgggttatgattcgatagtcaatgtatgaaatggcggatgatagtgatttcacggatgcgcaattcccttttcactctgtgacgcatattctggagagtgcAAGAagcatcactcctatttcatgtgtgactaatctaaattcagatatctaaacatcatatgtaacgtatgttgtgagatctataataggttgaatatatgactatatacacagtctaatcaaatattaatatattagatgaagttggatagttatctgattcagattctctgtccgctcctcccaggccaccggacggagatgcagctgcactggcccccgggtccggACTttgtgatccagcagctgggaaggaAGAAGAggcggccgaggatggagaggattgaaatctgctggggacccggagattgaggagctcgcataaagtcgcctcataagggagtaggtatagtttccgtttGGGCTTAGTTTTCTTGCCATCtctcttacgggcttgtacccagtcccttatgaggtcgacttttttgtgcagtcacaacctcatatctccgaacctctgcatgatctgatcctggctcctctggacccccaacaccaattgaacctcATTGGTGATAgccgcccagagggccttcttaaccttCACATCTGTCGAccccctcttgttcccaaacagctgcggataaaagtcctggatggcgttgaccagtgcagcactctcctgcttggtgaacctgggaggtgtcatgcctgctcggtttgatactaatataataatataatatgtaaatatatatattgcctgcaggcattagagaactgacaaagatggcaacgtgtaatggacttttatatggtgaagtaaacatgagatgcaccatgggacatggtatctggacatctgattggataaaattttgaaatattgttagaatgtctgtgagaccatcctgactcaagttgtgtttgtgtgatgaactctgattggccgttccttaatgtttcatatcttagtaacttccatacacatacctcctgggggtgctgttactacatttttcatgtagacttatttgtaactcatggggctgttatgcggatatgtgtgacgcagatttaatatacgtgatccattaaatattgatgtttgaattttcaaaaatatataataatgtcacattattaaatgttgtagatatttctacatttaatatcgttctgtttgtttaatacaaatacgttttagtaatacaaatttttgtatgtatttattgttcattaaatcaatttcgtgacttattgtgaagtattgacattgctctattaaatgtatttataatgcacattgaatgtgtgctattgcgtgacattagactagaatgtgtaaATATGCgattctcgtgttgcaagatacgtttcccacgtgacatttctgaaatgcgtaatttctggttataatgtccgtaacttggataatctgtttataaatgttaaaatacacgtttgtttcttattagtaaataaacatcgagtttgtatttgtctgaactgctcacatatgttattttgCAATGGCATCTTTATTTGTAAATAGACATTAcaccaaaataatttaaaaaattgatccggagaaagaatacatttttagactttgaaatgtaactcaatttatctttttatttagatagtcttaacagaagaaattgcaatgcacatggttgagcaaatcacacaaggcatctctgtgcatccaccaatcttcatctactgagcatatctagatatgttttgaaagcaaataaccacaaaataatgatttcaaatagatgatagaattaaatgttaatgtttaaaattatatatttttttcatattccaGAACTAAAAGCTTGTTAATTTTCCGTCCCTTtcaggagctgacatgcaatcttgctctaaataaatctgtgtaaacattgtaaatatgtattgttggccagccacaattaaagggacactaaacacaaatattttctttcataattcaagtagagaagacaattttaaaaaagatccaaattgacttctattatctatttcgcatcattctttagatatcctttattgaataaatagcaatgcacatgggggagccaatcacacaaggcatctatgtgcagcaaccaatcagcaactactgagcctatctagctatgcttttcaagaaaagtatgtcaagagaattaagataatgaCATAATCAAAGTAATTGAAGATTTTTAAAcatggcatactctttttaaatcacaaaagaaaagattagggtttcatgtccctttaagtagatatttccaaataatgctttgatgatcataaacctatgcacctccctttctcaaacttctggattgtttgccccactgtgaatgaaatatgttCTAATCGCTGTATTTAGCTatcttcaccttaaagggacattaagctatatgtttttAATGATTTCGAGGGATAATAAAATATTCAAATCACGTTATATttggttttattctctcattatcttttgtaaatttatattcttggcttaaaagcatagctagataggatcttttgatgctgattgttgtttgcacatagatgccttatatcattatctaagccatgtgcattgatatttctaaaaccaagtatatttaaagaattaatctaattagatactaataatacatttaaatgctgtttcaattaaatttgtattgtctataattcactaaatatcttttttgaatgtccctttaaggaccaaacaatTAGAAAtatgtggagttaaagggacactgaacccaaattgtttcttttgtgattcagatagagcatgacattttaatcaactttttaattttctcctattttaaaattgtattcattctcttgctatctttatttgaaatgcaagaatctaagtttatattccggcccatttttggtgaacaacctaggttgtccttgctgattgttggataaattcatccaccaatcaaaaaatgctgtccagagttctgaacccaaaaaagtttatatgccttatttttcaaataaagataacaagagaacgaagaaaaatgataataggagtaaatttgaaagttgcttaaaattgcctgctctatctaaatcacgaaagaaaaaaaaattgggttcagtgtccctttaacattgtataaagaaactaaaggggaacgaaaatacatatagatatgtgatatctatcaaagaggtaagatgaataattttttGACATTATATTATgagctagctatagttaaatgagccttcaaatgactccactagaacagaaaagtcatcaatatggcatacaataactagcttggtctaaatatgaaataaaatgattttacatttcctaacaattttaaacataaatatatatattatactaatgtttttgg from Bombina bombina isolate aBomBom1 chromosome 2, aBomBom1.pri, whole genome shotgun sequence harbors:
- the LOC128647314 gene encoding uncharacterized protein LOC128647314, translating into MSREYQHATATGGGPPLTVKYTRWEDMLRPSISEVAIIGIGGVDTGNLPLSSDESGEEPAQQPQAPPSPRYESGGDQLPPRGDIEDIPLYSEEAAPTAEEIPAPADPLAPADPHAPAACRAPAVPEEEEIAEVQLLVDFQEQMRASRRENIQTRVQMSEDIRAIREGQRKIIQGQNRLVQILTDLFKFLREAHAGSSAAGPSAAGPSEPGPSATGPSEPGTSAPGTPQSPPQPGHPSTLPSPLPMRLRLWGVGATDPFNEFSREMSHT